The Vicinamibacteria bacterium genome segment CTTCCCTTCGCGCGAAGTCGACCTGGAGGTCGTCGATGTCCTGGGTGGTCATTCCCGGCGTGACCTGCTCGAGGATCCACTGCAAGCAGACGGACGCGAGTCTGCCCGCGCGGGCCATGGCTTCGAGGTCTCGTTCACTCTTGATGAAGACCTTGCCGCTCGCTTCGTAGAAATTGGTCTGGGCGTTTCTCACTATCGTCTTATTGTACCCCCGCGACACGAAGACGAGCCGGGAAAGACCAATCGCTCACAACCAGCCGCGCCGCCGGAAGAATAGGTAGAGCGCGCTGCATGCCGCAGCCATCAAGGCCAGAACTGCCGGATAGCCAAACGGCGATCGAAGCTCGGGCATGTGCTCAAAGTTCATGCCGTAGACGCCGGCGATCATCGTCGGGACCACGGCGATCGCGACCCAGGCCGAGATCTTGCGCATGTCTTCGTTCTGCCGAATGCTCATCTGGGTCATGTTGGCTTCGAGAACACCGGTGAGGAGGTCCCGGAATGCGTCGATCTGCTCGCTGATTCGGAGCATGTGATCGTACACGTCTCGAAAGTATTGCTGTACCTCGGCCTTGACGAGCGGCATGGGCTGGGTCGCCAGATGGCTCAGGGGGGTGAGGAACGGTGCGGTGGCGCGCCGAAGCTCGAGCACCTCGCGTTTTAGGTAATAGATACGCTCGACCGGGTTAGTGCCCTCGACGGAGAAGACCTGCTGCTCGACCTCCTCGATATCGTCCTCGATGCCCGCGGTGACGGGTACATAGTCGTCCACGACCTTGTCCACGATTCCGTGCAGAACGGCGCTGGGACCATTCGCAAGGAACTCGTGGTTCTCTTCGAGCTTGCTCCGGAGCTCCTTGAGCCCGCTCGCGAGACCGTGCCGCACGACCAGGATGAACCTCTCCCCCAGAAAGATGAGGATCTCGCCGAACTCGACACATTCTTCCTCGTCGACGTAACGAGCGGTCTTGAGCACGACGAAAAGAGAGTCCCCGTAGCGTTCGAGCTTGGGCCGCTGGTGTGCATGGATGGCGTCCTCGACCGCCAGCTCGTGAAGACCGAAACCCTGCCGCACGGTTTCGAACTCCTCCGGAGTCGGCTCGTGGAGACCGATCCAGACGAAATCGCCTTCGTGCTCGTGGCGAGCGGCAGCTTCTTCGGGGGTAAGCTGCGACGTAAGGCGGCGGCCGGCCTCGTAGAGAGCACAGTCTACGATCACGAGTGCGATGTCAGCCCCGGTCGGAGCTCAGCGTTCACGTCCTCGCCGAGAATCGCGGCCGCCTGTCGTTCTTCCCCCATCGCCTCGACGCGCGC includes the following:
- the corA gene encoding magnesium/cobalt transporter CorA, with the protein product MIVDCALYEAGRRLTSQLTPEEAAARHEHEGDFVWIGLHEPTPEEFETVRQGFGLHELAVEDAIHAHQRPKLERYGDSLFVVLKTARYVDEEECVEFGEILIFLGERFILVVRHGLASGLKELRSKLEENHEFLANGPSAVLHGIVDKVVDDYVPVTAGIEDDIEEVEQQVFSVEGTNPVERIYYLKREVLELRRATAPFLTPLSHLATQPMPLVKAEVQQYFRDVYDHMLRISEQIDAFRDLLTGVLEANMTQMSIRQNEDMRKISAWVAIAVVPTMIAGVYGMNFEHMPELRSPFGYPAVLALMAAACSALYLFFRRRGWL